A region of Triplophysa rosa linkage group LG16, Trosa_1v2, whole genome shotgun sequence DNA encodes the following proteins:
- the LOC130567315 gene encoding angiomotin-like, with product MAASPEPPAIMATSPVVLPSPVVPEASVTEVLPLESALPVAVAALMCVWAVRCSSAPEVVSEPTEFPALSKMAASELPALSKMAASKLSASSKMAASAPPWFPALPAPPWLADQPAPPWPPAQSAPLLHGSGLLLLHGPGPVPLNGPALHVTLSNP from the coding sequence ATGGCTGCAAGCCCAGAGCCTCCAGCCATCATGGCCACCTCGCCAGTGGTTCTTCCAAGTCCGGTGGTCCCGGAGGCGTCAGTTACTGAGGTTCTGCCCTTGGAGTCTGCTCTGCCGGTGGCTGTTGCTGCCTTGATGTGTGTCTGGGCTGTGCGCTGTTCATCTGCACCAGAGGTTGTTTCTGAACCCACTGAGTTTCCTGCCTTGTCCAAGATGGCTGCATCCGAGCTCCCTGCCTTATCCAAGATGGCTGCATCCAAGCTCTCTGCCTCATCCAAGATGGCCGCATCTGCGCCTCCCTGGTTTCCAGCCCTGCCTGCGCCTCCCTGGCTTGCAGACCAGCCTGCGCCTCCCTGGCCGCCTGCCCAGTCTGCGCCTCTGCTCCACGGCTCAGGCCTGCTTCTGCTCCACGGCCCTGGCCCTGTTCCCCTTAATGGTCCTGCCCTACACGTAACACTGTCAAatccataa